One window from the genome of Anaerococcus sp. Marseille-Q7828 encodes:
- a CDS encoding HAMP domain-containing sensor histidine kinase, producing MELKSKGQSLKHILFKYLLSIGLGLVISVGLIMAFISASFQFKWIFPANHTESLILEKRIDIATSKNFDKSMLPNNTSYLFLSKDEKVLETNMNKNIQDIAFNYHKGSGYSNANLSFMEIQRSDGYVLVAYNLKPYYKSPWMQKNLPQINILLLILLIIFCLISIVTTTLIWAKKISKELNPLLEASEEIGKQNLDFQVKKSNIQEFNAILDSLEKMKIGLSESLRTNWREEEKKRNQISALSHDIKTPLSIIKGNSELLGETNLTEYQESYLGYIRKNTNRIGKYIETLMLVNKSNQANELNFTQIRAKEFVENIEKLAKEFTSTYKLNLLEDINYDDDFLIVDLKNFERAFLNILSNAEEHSPKNSTIELLICSKADELQISIVDQGHGFSSEDLLYATDQFYKGDKSRHSKENYGIGLFVAEQIIKMHGGSLVLENRTDKIGAKVSILLPVKNTLI from the coding sequence ATGGAATTAAAATCAAAAGGTCAATCTCTTAAACATATACTTTTTAAATACTTGTTAAGTATTGGGCTAGGACTAGTAATCTCTGTTGGATTAATAATGGCTTTTATATCTGCTTCTTTCCAATTTAAGTGGATATTTCCTGCAAACCATACTGAGAGTTTAATTCTTGAAAAAAGGATAGATATTGCCACTTCAAAAAATTTCGATAAATCAATGCTACCAAACAATACTTCTTATCTATTTTTATCAAAAGACGAAAAAGTTTTAGAAACAAATATGAATAAGAATATCCAAGATATAGCCTTTAATTATCATAAGGGGTCTGGTTATTCTAATGCCAATTTATCTTTTATGGAAATACAAAGATCAGATGGATATGTACTTGTAGCTTATAACCTAAAACCTTATTATAAAAGTCCTTGGATGCAAAAAAATCTACCACAAATAAATATTTTATTACTAATTTTACTGATAATATTTTGCCTTATTAGTATTGTTACCACCACATTAATTTGGGCAAAGAAAATATCAAAAGAATTAAATCCTTTGCTAGAAGCTTCGGAAGAAATCGGGAAACAAAACTTAGACTTCCAAGTTAAAAAGTCAAATATCCAGGAATTTAATGCCATATTAGATAGTTTAGAAAAAATGAAAATAGGATTAAGTGAATCTTTAAGGACAAACTGGAGAGAGGAAGAGAAAAAAAGAAATCAGATTTCAGCATTAAGCCATGATATAAAGACTCCTCTTTCAATTATAAAGGGAAATTCAGAGTTATTGGGAGAAACAAACCTAACAGAATATCAGGAAAGCTATCTAGGTTATATTAGGAAAAATACAAACCGTATTGGTAAATATATTGAAACCTTAATGCTTGTTAATAAATCTAACCAAGCAAATGAATTAAACTTTACTCAAATTAGAGCAAAAGAATTTGTAGAAAACATTGAAAAACTAGCTAAAGAATTCACATCGACTTATAAGTTAAATCTTTTAGAAGATATTAACTATGATGATGATTTTTTAATAGTAGATTTAAAAAATTTTGAACGAGCCTTTCTTAATATTCTTAGCAATGCTGAGGAACACAGTCCTAAAAACTCAACCATTGAGTTACTTATATGTTCCAAAGCTGATGAGCTTCAAATATCAATAGTAGACCAAGGACACGGATTTTCAAGTGAAGACCTATTATATGCAACAGATCAATTCTACAAAGGAGACAAAAGTAGGCATTCAAAAGAAAACTATGGTATCGGATTATTTGTCGCCGAACAAATTATTAAGATGCATGGAGGAAGTCTTGTTTTAGAAAATAGGACTGATAAAATAGGCGCAAAGGTCAGCATATTATTACCTGTCAAGAATACTCTTATATAG
- a CDS encoding response regulator transcription factor — MSLILAVDDELDMLELIKNILKKNNHEVDVYQNPLEIDNIKLSKYDLILLDIMMPGIDGISFCKDIRAKVDCPILFLTAKTMEEDIVEGLLIGGDDYITKPFGAAELLARIEAHLRREKRERHTSLNLGGIRFDLSSNEVFVGDEKVHLTKSEYQISELLAKRKGQVFSRDQIYELIFGFDGIGDASAISEHIKNIRAKFQKYDENPIETVWGIGYKWN, encoded by the coding sequence ATGTCTTTAATTCTTGCAGTTGATGATGAGTTAGATATGCTTGAACTAATAAAAAATATTTTGAAAAAGAACAATCATGAGGTCGATGTATATCAAAATCCTTTAGAGATTGATAATATTAAACTTAGTAAATATGATTTGATTCTACTTGATATTATGATGCCAGGTATTGACGGAATTAGTTTCTGTAAGGATATTCGAGCTAAAGTAGACTGCCCTATTCTTTTTTTAACGGCAAAAACTATGGAAGAAGATATAGTTGAAGGCTTATTAATTGGAGGAGATGATTACATCACAAAACCATTCGGTGCAGCAGAACTCCTAGCTCGTATAGAGGCACATTTAAGACGAGAAAAAAGAGAACGACACACTAGTCTAAATCTAGGCGGGATTCGTTTTGATTTATCTTCCAATGAAGTCTTTGTAGGAGATGAAAAAGTTCATTTGACAAAATCTGAGTATCAAATTTCAGAATTACTAGCAAAAAGAAAAGGACAAGTATTTTCAAGAGACCAAATATATGAGCTTATCTTTGGATTTGATGGTATAGGAGATGCATCTGCAATATCGGAACATATAAAAAATATTAGGGCAAAATTTCAAAAATATGATGAAAATCCAATTGAAACAGTATGGGGGATCGGATATAAATGGAATTAA
- a CDS encoding lantibiotic immunity ABC transporter MutG family permease subunit, with product MIKIIKSEIYKIKGTWLPWIHIVLPIAYSLLFYLASKTTGLENFEESDIVQTYFVLLGAVIPIILSFISSKVVDMEMGAGKFQVLLSTTKSRTKAYLGKLLVLELGFVVSISLAIIIFAILTGYQNILDWLIEFFLILISSLSLYMIHLWVSIELSSGASIGLGFLETMIALLSMTAIGDSIWYFIPCTWSSRLPAMYITMSKVSDPSYFYKEFRIWSFVSLFIILILFISSIIWFNKWDGKSVSE from the coding sequence ATGATAAAAATAATAAAATCCGAAATATATAAAATCAAGGGCACATGGCTTCCTTGGATTCACATAGTTTTACCTATAGCCTATTCTTTATTATTTTATCTGGCATCAAAAACCACTGGACTAGAAAATTTTGAAGAAAGTGATATAGTACAAACTTATTTTGTACTTTTAGGAGCAGTAATCCCAATAATATTAAGTTTTATAAGTTCAAAAGTTGTTGATATGGAAATGGGTGCTGGGAAATTTCAAGTGCTCTTATCTACTACAAAATCTAGAACTAAGGCTTATCTAGGAAAACTCCTTGTATTAGAATTGGGATTTGTTGTTTCGATATCTTTAGCTATTATAATTTTTGCAATATTAACAGGATATCAAAATATCTTAGATTGGCTTATTGAATTTTTCTTAATTCTTATTAGCAGCCTTTCTCTATACATGATTCATCTTTGGGTATCAATTGAATTAAGTAGTGGTGCATCTATAGGATTGGGTTTTCTAGAAACAATGATTGCTTTACTTTCAATGACTGCCATTGGTGATAGTATTTGGTATTTTATTCCTTGTACGTGGTCATCTAGACTTCCAGCTATGTATATTACTATGAGCAAAGTTTCGGATCCTTCCTATTTTTATAAAGAGTTTAGAATTTGGAGTTTTGTATCCTTGTTTATTATCTTAATCCTATTTATTTCCTCAATTATTTGGTTTAATAAGTGGGATGGGAAATCTGTTAGTGAATAA
- a CDS encoding lantibiotic immunity ABC transporter MutE/EpiE family permease subunit: MINYILAENLKHKHSFLKKLLVIMPITLILLSLFLMPSYFTTNSYNWWYVIIMPATFALIPAMMDRKESRKLNYRAVFPLNINLKKLWVSKIITAFIYMSIAAIIHMLGVYIFQFLIGGQLTPNYGFSTLVFASLLLIITNIWQVPLCFFLAKKFGFIASITINAVLGLAFGILISDSAFWIYCPYSWGIRLMIPVMHILPSGVLIEGSNPMISNTSLLIPCILSICLFILLTIISAKWFSNQEVK, translated from the coding sequence ATGATAAATTATATTCTTGCAGAAAATTTAAAACATAAGCACAGTTTCTTGAAGAAATTATTAGTAATTATGCCAATAACTTTAATCTTATTGTCATTATTTCTTATGCCAAGTTATTTCACTACTAATTCCTATAACTGGTGGTACGTCATAATAATGCCTGCAACTTTTGCCTTAATCCCAGCAATGATGGATAGAAAAGAAAGTAGAAAATTAAACTACAGAGCAGTTTTTCCTCTAAATATTAATCTCAAAAAGTTATGGGTTTCAAAAATAATTACAGCATTTATTTATATGAGTATTGCTGCTATAATTCATATGCTAGGAGTGTATATTTTTCAATTTTTAATTGGAGGGCAATTAACACCAAACTATGGATTTTCCACATTGGTATTTGCAAGTCTCTTACTAATAATTACCAACATTTGGCAAGTCCCTCTATGCTTTTTCTTAGCAAAAAAATTTGGCTTTATAGCAAGTATTACAATAAATGCAGTATTAGGTTTAGCCTTTGGAATTTTGATATCTGATAGTGCTTTTTGGATTTATTGTCCATATTCTTGGGGAATTAGATTAATGATTCCTGTTATGCATATTCTACCAAGTGGTGTTTTAATAGAAGGATCAAATCCGATGATATCAAACACATCGTTACTTATTCCTTGTATTTTATCTATATGTCTATTTATATTACTGACAATTATAAGTGCAAAATGGTTTTCAAATCAAGAGGTAAAATAA
- a CDS encoding lantibiotic protection ABC transporter ATP-binding protein: MDKFILETKNLTKTFGKQKAVDDVSLKIKENSIYGLLGPNGAGKSTTLKMITGMIHKTSGQIFFEGHEWSREDLSDIGALIEMPALYENLSARENLKVRTLLLGLPDSRIDEVLEIVSLKDTGKKKSGQFSLGMKQRLGIAIALLNNPKLLILDEPTNGLDPLGIQELRDLIRSFPEKGITVILSSHILAEVEQTADHIGIINNGKLQYQNIINHDDNLEELFMNVIKNGMGM; encoded by the coding sequence ATGGACAAATTTATATTAGAAACAAAAAATCTTACTAAAACATTTGGAAAACAAAAAGCAGTAGATGATGTTTCTTTAAAAATAAAAGAGAATTCTATCTATGGCTTGCTAGGACCTAACGGAGCTGGTAAATCGACAACATTGAAGATGATTACTGGAATGATTCATAAAACATCTGGTCAAATCTTTTTTGAAGGTCATGAGTGGAGTCGTGAGGATTTATCGGATATTGGTGCCTTGATAGAGATGCCTGCCTTGTATGAGAACTTATCAGCTAGGGAAAATTTAAAGGTAAGGACACTCCTACTAGGGTTACCAGATTCTAGGATTGATGAAGTTTTGGAAATAGTTAGTTTAAAAGATACTGGCAAAAAGAAAAGTGGTCAATTTTCTTTAGGGATGAAACAAAGGCTAGGTATCGCCATTGCCTTATTAAATAATCCTAAGCTTTTGATTTTAGATGAGCCAACAAACGGACTTGATCCTCTAGGAATTCAGGAATTGCGTGATTTAATAAGAAGTTTCCCAGAAAAAGGAATAACCGTTATTTTGTCTAGCCATATTTTAGCAGAAGTTGAACAAACTGCTGATCATATTGGGATTATTAATAATGGAAAATTACAATATCAAAACATTATTAATCATGATGACAACTTAGAAGAACTTTTTATGAATGTTATAAAAAATGGAATGGGGATGTAA
- a CDS encoding IS3 family transposase (programmed frameshift): MVEIFNQGNYTYKKLGEEYDIAPSTIRDWVNRYNNSNSFDIDDNRTEEEKELIKLRKKVKQLEMENDILKQAALLLGKKLKLIISNRDKYSTSAMCKFLGIPRSLIYYHLNKKESKYNLKTEELLEEKIKEIFRKSKNAYGSRKIKVELEKQDIIVSRRKICRIMKKHALVSSYTVKQYKVEKTTCNNKKINNKIDRQFDNRPSLQACVSDLTYVRVGNSWNYICAIIDLHNREIIGYAAGKNKSADLVKEAIYSIKYPLNKIKIFHTDRGREFDNKSIDKILDIFGIERSLSGKGSPYDNAVAEAFNKVMKTEFVYQKEFKNLKQLKLELSEYVYWYNNLRIHGSLGYLSPVKYRNQILASN; encoded by the exons ATGGTAGAAATCTTTAACCAAGGTAACTACACATATAAAAAATTGGGAGAAGAATACGACATAGCACCATCAACAATAAGAGATTGGGTTAATAGATACAACAACTCAAATTCCTTCGACATTGATGATAATAGAACAGAAGAAGAAAAGGAATTAATCAAACTAAGAAAAAAAGTAAAACAGCTTGAAATGGAAAATGATATTTTAAAGCAAGCTGCACTACTACTAGGCAAAAAGT TAAAGCTCATAATCTCAAATAGGGATAAATACAGTACTAGTGCAATGTGTAAGTTTTTAGGTATACCAAGAAGTTTAATATACTATCATCTAAACAAAAAAGAATCAAAATATAACCTAAAAACCGAAGAGCTTTTAGAAGAAAAAATCAAAGAAATATTCAGGAAAAGTAAAAATGCATATGGATCAAGAAAAATCAAAGTAGAGTTGGAAAAACAAGATATCATAGTATCACGAAGAAAAATATGCAGAATAATGAAAAAACATGCCTTAGTATCAAGCTATACAGTAAAACAATACAAGGTAGAAAAAACCACATGTAACAATAAAAAGATTAATAACAAGATAGATAGACAATTTGACAATAGGCCATCTTTACAAGCATGTGTAAGTGACTTAACTTACGTAAGAGTAGGAAATAGTTGGAACTACATCTGTGCAATAATAGATTTACACAATCGAGAAATAATAGGATATGCAGCAGGAAAAAATAAGAGCGCAGATTTAGTAAAAGAAGCAATATATTCAATCAAGTACCCATTAAATAAAATAAAAATATTTCACACAGATAGAGGACGAGAATTTGACAACAAAAGCATAGATAAAATTCTAGACATATTTGGCATAGAAAGATCCTTAAGTGGAAAGGGAAGTCCATATGATAATGCAGTAGCTGAAGCATTTAATAAGGTGATGAAAACAGAATTTGTTTATCAGAAAGAATTTAAAAACTTAAAACAACTAAAATTAGAACTATCAGAATATGTTTATTGGTACAACAACCTAAGAATCCATGGATCCTTAGGTTACTTGTCACCAGTTAAATATAGAAACCAAATCTTAGCTAGTAACTAG
- a CDS encoding uracil-DNA glycosylase family protein: MKEKLIIKKLREDRRNETYTNRGINPIFQLNPKSKILIIGQAPGERVEETGILFNDKSGENLVKWLGISEDVLHSEDFSIIPMDFYYPGKGKSGDKAPRSFIAKEYHPLLLNELKDIKLTILIGAYAQKFYLKDKFKKNLTETVKSYKEFLPEYFPIAHPSPLNNRWIAKNPFFREEVLPELKKIVKKLR; encoded by the coding sequence ATGAAAGAAAAACTCATTATTAAAAAATTAAGAGAAGATCGCAGAAATGAAACCTACACAAATAGAGGAATTAACCCAATATTCCAGCTAAATCCAAAATCAAAAATTTTGATAATTGGGCAAGCTCCTGGGGAAAGGGTTGAAGAAACTGGTATTTTATTTAATGATAAGAGTGGGGAAAATCTTGTCAAATGGTTGGGTATATCGGAAGACGTCCTCCATAGTGAAGATTTTTCTATAATTCCAATGGACTTTTATTATCCTGGAAAGGGAAAATCAGGCGATAAGGCTCCTAGATCTTTTATTGCAAAAGAATACCATCCACTATTATTAAATGAATTGAAGGATATAAAGTTAACCATTTTGATAGGAGCCTATGCTCAAAAATTTTATTTGAAGGATAAATTTAAGAAAAATTTAACTGAAACAGTAAAATCTTACAAAGAATTTTTGCCAGAATATTTCCCAATAGCCCACCCAAGTCCTCTAAACAACAGGTGGATAGCAAAAAATCCTTTTTTTAGAGAAGAAGTCTTGCCTGAGTTAAAGAAAATTGTAAAAAAGCTGAGATAA
- a CDS encoding cupin domain-containing protein, with the protein MKKISANILDGKFEHLVDEDNLQITHLQIKKGEEIPSHKSDKSAVVVIYKGKVDFKEENGNQIIIPGDIITMDPNEIHALKALEDSDLMVIKVRI; encoded by the coding sequence ATGAAAAAAATAAGTGCGAATATTTTAGACGGCAAATTTGAGCATTTGGTGGATGAGGATAATTTACAAATAACCCACCTACAAATCAAAAAGGGCGAAGAAATACCAAGTCACAAGTCAGATAAAAGTGCAGTAGTTGTAATTTATAAGGGTAAGGTAGATTTTAAGGAAGAGAACGGAAACCAGATAATAATCCCAGGTGATATAATCACAATGGATCCTAATGAAATCCATGCTCTTAAGGCTCTTGAGGATAGCGATTTGATGGTTATAAAAGTAAGAATTTAA
- a CDS encoding FRG domain-containing protein has protein sequence MKKFEITNLISFMEVLQEITSNGSKFFFRGEGAKYKKPLLASSYRKTQFQNDLREARRDYFREIGYMLDSDSRESFIAYCQHHGLPTELLDITENPIVALYFACEKDIDSNGIIYAINNDLGRADPLTSKMYNKESDIVSINSEFKDIGSHFQETGGKILKIPNSTFFKNIVVDFLAQASLDKAYISSNNIYSKLKLCKYILDAHDKGFRNTVIHDDYNILKNEEKIIELMSLLDRYCNTNEKDNLEKFYIEFCNLKFVREIIIDTDINKDNPYLDRIDKLNYKPLIILFILAYEIRDYKFPVFPKIVYKPSIKFDRRKNQEGLFIYQLSTEKTLPSSKQSSTLNINEIKQVVQKIDYEYEIVISNKKQILHELDNIGINKKFIYPDSDNIAQYIKEKYKI, from the coding sequence ATGAAAAAATTTGAAATAACAAACTTAATTAGTTTTATGGAAGTTCTTCAAGAAATAACATCAAATGGAAGTAAATTTTTCTTTAGAGGTGAAGGCGCCAAGTACAAAAAGCCTTTACTAGCTAGTAGCTATAGAAAAACACAATTTCAAAATGATCTAAGAGAAGCTAGACGTGATTACTTTAGAGAAATTGGATACATGTTAGACAGTGATAGTAGAGAAAGTTTTATAGCATATTGTCAACATCATGGATTGCCAACAGAACTATTAGATATAACTGAAAATCCAATAGTAGCACTATATTTCGCTTGTGAAAAAGATATAGATTCTAATGGAATAATATATGCTATAAATAATGATCTAGGTAGAGCCGATCCACTAACTTCTAAAATGTATAATAAAGAAAGTGATATAGTCTCTATAAATAGTGAATTTAAGGATATAGGAAGCCATTTTCAAGAAACTGGAGGAAAAATTTTAAAAATCCCAAATTCAACTTTTTTTAAAAATATTGTGGTTGACTTCTTAGCTCAAGCGTCACTTGATAAGGCTTATATAAGTAGTAATAATATATATTCGAAATTAAAATTATGTAAATATATCTTGGATGCTCATGATAAAGGCTTTAGGAACACAGTTATACACGATGATTATAATATACTTAAAAATGAAGAAAAAATAATAGAATTGATGAGTCTGTTAGATAGATATTGTAATACAAATGAAAAAGATAATCTTGAGAAGTTTTATATAGAATTTTGTAATCTAAAATTTGTCAGGGAAATCATTATAGATACCGATATTAATAAAGATAACCCCTATCTTGATAGGATAGATAAATTAAATTATAAACCTTTAATTATACTATTTATATTAGCTTATGAAATACGTGATTATAAATTTCCCGTATTCCCAAAAATAGTTTACAAACCTTCTATAAAATTTGATAGACGGAAAAATCAAGAGGGTTTGTTTATATACCAATTAAGTACCGAAAAAACCTTACCTTCGTCTAAACAAAGCTCCACTTTAAATATTAATGAGATTAAGCAGGTGGTACAGAAGATTGATTATGAATATGAGATTGTAATAAGTAATAAAAAACAAATACTTCATGAACTAGATAATATAGGTATAAATAAAAAGTTTATATACCCAGATTCTGATAATATTGCTCAATACATAAAAGAAAAATATAAAATATGA